A segment of the Trifolium pratense cultivar HEN17-A07 linkage group LG7, ARS_RC_1.1, whole genome shotgun sequence genome:
aaacatatttagaaaacataaacattaaataaattataaaacttaCCAAATATGGATTCCTGATGTTCTCACGCGTGAGTTCCACTTGAAATCTAGCACAATTACCACGAGTATATCGGCTATGATAGTTTGGGATTTGTTCTTCACATTCAAATCTTCTTGAAGCAGTGATACCAAACAGACCTTCACCATGATAGGCAAAATGGATTTCTTCATTCTTATGAAGATCGAACTCCTCTCTCATCTCTTCCCATCCATCTGTGAGAAGAGGATGGATTTCATCTTTGTTGTATGTAACAACATGATGCTCAAATCGATAATCCATTATCCTCCATTGTCCAGGAAGTTCATGTCCAAAATCACGAATGAACTTTGGATCCACCTCTCCAAATTTCTAATTCAATTATCAACAATCAAATAATTACTTAATTTCAACATCTATGAAACATAAAACATTGCAAGATAATAACAAAGGTTTCGTTTTACCTGATTTGAGAAAAGCATGGTTACAAAGTTCCCAAGAGGTGTAACATCGATAAGATCACAATAGTAGGTCTCCATGAGTTGTTGGAAGAAAACAGGGGGAATGATAATTTTGTTCACTGATGAGATGAACCGATCTAAATGTAGTATATGTCTatatctcatttatttatcttttgttttacaTCAAAAGgatcaattaaaataataaaatattaaattacatTGGATAAAATCTTATCTTATCCAACTAGGAATAGTTACTATGACAAGGTCACAATAATTGATACTTCTTTCGTCGTAATTTTATCGACGAAGTTGGATTAACAGTTGTGCGttatataaaactttttttatttactaatcaacaacaataacaattatcGTATAACAAATTTAGTTCGTGTGTatcgatatatttttttttaaataattttaggttttacttTACCTTAACACTTCGAATAAATTGTAACATTTTtctatacctgaacactttgaatttttttttacataacgCCACATTTTTGCTCAGACAGTTcagttaaaaaaatttcaaaattaaacatattataCATAtctaaacaattttttacaaaaaaagtaggtaacaaaataaatttataaaaaaaatacatatctACGAATTTTATTTCAAAGACTTCAGATAACAATATTGCCAGAGGATGTCAACATTGTCAGAGGATGGAAAAATTTCTGGTTTCGGAGAATGTCAAGATAGCTAGATGATGGAgaaatttctattttgataaCAATATTGCCCAGCGGATAGGTTACTTGCATTTGCATACATACCCGGCCAGTACCGGTTCGACTCCTGCTTggtttactttttttaaaaaaaatttctgacattttctttaaacaaatcattttcattgtgttattgtttttttgttttttttttctttcaataaatcgaTTTCATGCATTGTTGTGTAAAGTGGGTCTCAAACGGATTTGAAATATCACCAATTTttcctcatgttttctctccATTTGCTTAATCTAATGGTTGTCCGTCTCAAacctaataaaaattaatgcCTCAAGTCACTAAACcaacaacattattattattgtaaaagTAACTTTTCACATTTATATTATatctactattattttttttcactaaCCTTTCATGATCTACGTAATTTAAAGTTTTGTGTGTCAACATTAAGAATTCATTTTAGTAAGTTGTGTGATCTACTTCTTAATTCCATATTATTGCATTTTAATCTTAAAGCATGTAATTAAACTAATAACCCAACTCAACAGGATTTATAAACGCCGCAAAGTCACTGTCCCCGCcgctttctttatttttcttgttccTGCATTATTTTTCTGCATTAATATACGTTACAGAGAAAGCATAAGTATAAAATAATCACCAAACGTGCTCTGTTCCGATCTCTTTGACACCAATATTTTGTATGCTGCGATAATTGGTTTGGTTTAGCGcgatttgaaattttaatttactaCTTGTCCATCTAATTTATATTGGAAACCTGTATTGAAATATTAATTCTCACTAATTTGTCCATCAAATTTATAATGAAAACCTGTTGAGAATGATGTTGGTCTCATTGACAAAGCTTCCTTAACCACAGAGTAAAAGTTCTGAAATTGTACTATCATGCTTATGTATTAATTGGTATTCAATGTTAAATTACTATTAATGTTAATCATTGTTTTAATGATAATActacttaatatattttttaggcttaattagtaaaatggtcccttaaagatatttttggtttcacattggtcccttaaagaaaaaaaagaccgaataggtcctttaaagaaaaaaaagttcgaataggtcccttaaagacatctctgttaatcagtttggtcctcgaaaaaatggatggaaaggaccaaactgattaacaaagatgtctttaagggacctattcagaccttttttttctttaagggacctattcgaacctttttttctttaagggaccaatgtgaaaccaaaaatgtctttaagggactattttactaattaagcctattttttattaatcatacCATTTTTGGTGATACTTAACTTAATATACATAATTGTtacttgttttcttattttgagtaattcaaatgttaatttttatcattatcgattttagttatatttatatattatgcatttatatatttaattttaaatttaatttttaaataacgtatccaGAACGTATCGTATCGGGAATTTTGCAAATTTTCCCGTATCTCCATATCGGTGTCGTATTATATCCGCATCGTGTCACGTATCAGGAGTTCATACTACTTAGTCATATTCAATATAAAATGACATGAGGAGTACAATTTGATACTGTAGTTAAAAAATGTGAGACACATGATATGAATTAATGGTTGAGATATTTTGTGATGGTAGTTTTAGAATACTCGTGTAAACAAGTCGGTAAAGCTTGTGCAGTACACTTATTACAAACAACAAGTAATAACCTAAACCAACCACCAACAGTAATAGGATTCCATGAACCCTTAAAGATCGAATTGCTACAGTATAGTCACAGTCGAAATTGGTGCCCTGTTTATGAGGTTGTAACCTATTAAATCTGAAATAAGTTTTATTAATCGTATTCATCATGTCAACAAATTCATCAACCTCGACTGCAACTGGTCGATCTGGCTCGCAATCCCGTCGAACTGAATGCTTCTGTGGTCTGCCTTCACCTATGATGACAGCTTGGACGGAAGCAAATCCTGGCCGCGGCTTTAATGGGTGCGGCATGTATAAGGTATTATTTCgtaaatttagtttaaatattatAGTTCTTTTTGAACAAAACGATAtggtattttaattaattttattaaattttagcTGCGTGGAAGAAAAGAGTGCAgttattttgtttggtttgttgAAGAAATGAACCCAAGGGCCAAAGAGGTCATATTATCCTTGCTGGAGAAAATTAgagatgaaaagaaaaaggttACTGAATCACAGAAAAGCGCAGATCAGctgaaaatgaagatgaaatcGATGAAGGGAATGTGTATTGTTCCTGTGTGTGTGATGTGCATTGCGTTGTTTGTGTTAATTGAATGTTTTGTTATTTGTAAGTAATCGTAAAGTAAGTAGATAACTTTTTAGTGGATGTGTATTGGTCAGAAAAAATTGTAGTTGATGAGTAGGTGTTGTGTTTTTGTGCTGTGGAGACGATCAATTAAACATGTTGTGTTTGTAATGTTTTACTTAATGTGTGACTCCATCTTTCGATTCTTCGTACGAAACTATGaagtaataattttattttcaaagtgGATGTCGATGTATTTTTAGATCCTTGTTGAATTGGTCGAAGAACTTTTGTAATCAATTGGggacaatattattatttatttaaatactGTAAAACACAATTGTTTTGTAACTGTACAACCAAATGTACCTGTGTTTGAAGCCAAAAGTAATTATGAGCATAACAATTGTCGTTAATTAGTCGACACATTACCACATTCGgccaaaaacatttaaaacaagTTCAAGCTGAAGCTAGTATTGGTTAAAGGTGGGTGATTCAAAACACCAGTCATAcgttttttatcttttaatttccGCTCTTCGTTTTCCTTTTTTGGGTTTTGGGTATGCCACCCCTCCTTttgtttttacttatttatatgtGGAAAGGGGTTAAAAGAAATAATAGGGGGGGGGGGTGCGATGATAACATTTAACAAGATTATGGCCCATTGAACAAACAAAAACCAGTCTCGGGCCAGGGTAATTTACAACAGAACGAGCCAAAACAAAACTGACCCAAATCGTTATATTTGTCTGAATTGGGTATTTTATGTTAGTATTGGGCCGAACAATCCAACTCAAAATTTTTAACCCGGTCTGTAATAGATAACCCACAAGCGTAAAATTAGGGCAACAACGTCACTTTCACCACCAGATTTGCGGCGCTGCTTGAG
Coding sequences within it:
- the LOC123896138 gene encoding uncharacterized protein LOC123896138 — encoded protein: METYYCDLIDVTPLGNFVTMLFSNQKFGEVDPKFIRDFGHELPGQWRIMDYRFEHHVVTYNKDEIHPLLTDGWEEMREEFDLHKNEEIHFAYHGEGLFGITASRRFECEEQIPNYHSRYTRGNCARFQVELTRENIRNPYLSIWHLFAIFVRNCNVNVITACCDNGTKTDLQIEIHDNPFPVTALGPGWFGFCRKNGFRAGDGLCFNFSLVNSDLEDDYVRMFVLLYVIHV